The sequence CTGTCCTTGGGCCTTGGCCCGTCCCTGTGTCCGTCATGGTTTCGCCATGACGCGCGCGGGGTTGCCGTCAGTACGGCAGCGCTTCGCCGCGCGCCTGGACGGACGCCACCAGGTCCTGTCGCGCGGAGCCGTAGAGCCCCGCGTCCAGCACGCCCGCGCCGGTGTCCAGCAGCCACAGCTCCAGGGCGCCCGAGCCCCCGGACACCGCCGGGGCCGCCATGGCCACGCTGGTGGCGCCCAGCCCCATGGGCACCACGGCCGCGACGGCGG comes from Corallococcus macrosporus and encodes:
- a CDS encoding twin-arginine translocation signal domain-containing protein, with translation MSEDSNRRNFLKAMGLTAVAAVVPMGLGATSVAMAAPAVSGGSGALELWLLDTGAGVLDAGLYGSARQDLVASVQARGEALPY